Proteins from one Geothermobacter ehrlichii genomic window:
- a CDS encoding ATP-binding protein yields MIARTPYKAAVNQALNRSPITAILGPRQCGKTTLARQIARERKTVHYLDLESPSDQARLQNPELYLSSLDGLVVLDEIQHNPELFGILRVLADRADSSTRFLILGSASPEIIRSASESLAGRVEFVELAGFHTGEIPAADHDRLWLRGGFPRSFLAGTDEDSVAWREGFIRTFLERDIPQLGINIPAAAMRRFWTMLAHSHGQTWNASELGRSMGLSDKTVRHYLDILTGTYMVRQLQPWHENLAKRQVKAPKIYLRDSGIVHSLLSIPDRNTLLGHPRLGASWEGFALEQVLARIGSADTYFWATYSGAELDLLFFRGGRRYGVEFKFNEAPKITRSMRSALKDLELEHLWVVYPGRQPFAVDEKVTMLPLRDVAELAGIG; encoded by the coding sequence ATGATTGCCAGGACACCATATAAGGCCGCCGTCAACCAGGCCCTGAACCGATCACCGATCACGGCCATTCTCGGGCCCCGGCAATGTGGCAAAACCACTTTGGCCCGGCAGATTGCCAGGGAAAGAAAAACCGTCCACTATCTTGACCTGGAATCGCCCTCCGATCAGGCCCGTCTGCAGAATCCAGAACTCTATCTGTCCTCTCTTGACGGACTTGTTGTTCTCGACGAGATTCAGCACAACCCGGAACTTTTCGGCATCTTGCGGGTCCTGGCTGACCGGGCGGACAGTTCCACCCGCTTCCTGATCCTCGGCAGTGCATCGCCGGAAATCATTCGCAGCGCTTCCGAAAGCCTGGCCGGCCGGGTCGAGTTTGTCGAACTGGCCGGGTTCCACACGGGTGAAATCCCCGCTGCCGATCATGACAGGCTCTGGCTGCGGGGTGGATTTCCGCGTTCCTTTCTCGCCGGGACGGATGAAGACAGCGTGGCCTGGCGCGAAGGGTTCATCCGCACTTTCCTGGAGCGCGACATCCCACAACTCGGCATCAACATTCCCGCCGCGGCGATGCGGCGTTTCTGGACAATGCTTGCCCATTCGCACGGGCAAACCTGGAATGCTTCCGAGCTGGGGCGGTCGATGGGCCTGTCAGACAAGACCGTTCGCCACTATCTCGATATTCTGACCGGAACCTACATGGTGCGGCAGTTACAGCCCTGGCACGAAAATCTTGCCAAACGGCAGGTGAAGGCCCCCAAGATCTACCTGCGCGACTCCGGCATCGTCCACAGCCTGCTCAGTATCCCCGATCGCAACACGCTGCTCGGCCATCCCCGGCTTGGCGCCTCCTGGGAAGGGTTTGCCCTGGAGCAGGTACTGGCCCGCATCGGTTCGGCCGACACCTACTTCTGGGCGACCTACAGCGGCGCCGAACTCGACCTGCTGTTCTTCCGCGGCGGGCGCCGTTACGGAGTGGAATTCAAGTTCAACGAAGCGCCGAAGATAACCCGCTCGATGCGTAGCGCCCTGAAAGATCTCGAGCTGGAACACCTCTGGGTGGTCTATCCCGGCCGGCAGCCGTTTGCCGTCGATGAAAAAGTGACCATGCTTCCCCTGCGGGACGTGGCGGAGCTGGCGGGGATTGGCTGA
- a CDS encoding amidohydrolase family protein: protein MKIFDVHIHSGDRHEWTEEAFTFLMSLGSRYQKRLYDHDGNQVDDELHRILVEEGVEHAVLLPEYAPKIAGVHPVERVVAIAARFRRFIPFGFINPLLHHPVEEFERQLALGIKGLKIHPVHCEHYVNDRNLYPVYERCMQLNMPVMMHAGTSIFTGAKMRYADPYTYDDVATDFPGLTIILAHGGRGFWYQQAEFMVKRHRNVYIDICGLPPQNLLQLYPSLPRLADKFLFGSDFPGVPGIRANAEAVCRLDLCPEAKELICHRNAERLLLPG, encoded by the coding sequence ATGAAGATTTTCGACGTGCACATCCACAGCGGCGACCGGCACGAGTGGACCGAAGAGGCGTTCACCTTTCTGATGTCGCTCGGCTCGCGCTACCAGAAGCGGCTGTACGACCACGATGGCAACCAGGTCGACGACGAACTGCACCGCATCCTGGTCGAGGAGGGCGTCGAACACGCCGTGCTGCTGCCGGAATACGCCCCGAAAATCGCCGGCGTCCACCCGGTCGAACGGGTCGTCGCCATCGCCGCACGTTTCCGGCGCTTCATCCCCTTCGGCTTTATCAACCCGCTGCTGCACCACCCGGTGGAGGAATTCGAGCGGCAGCTCGCCCTCGGCATAAAGGGGCTGAAGATCCATCCCGTCCACTGCGAGCACTACGTCAACGACCGCAACCTCTACCCGGTCTACGAGCGCTGCATGCAGCTGAACATGCCGGTGATGATGCACGCCGGCACCTCCATCTTCACCGGCGCGAAAATGCGCTACGCCGATCCCTACACCTACGACGACGTCGCCACCGATTTTCCCGGACTGACCATCATCCTGGCGCACGGCGGGCGCGGCTTCTGGTACCAGCAGGCCGAATTCATGGTCAAACGGCACAGGAACGTCTACATCGACATCTGCGGACTGCCGCCGCAGAACCTGCTGCAGCTCTATCCCTCGCTGCCGCGGCTTGCCGACAAGTTCCTCTTCGGCAGCGACTTTCCCGGCGTGCCGGGAATCAGGGCGAACGCCGAGGCCGTCTGCCGGCTCGACCTCTGTCCGGAGGCTAAGGAGCTGATCTGCCATCGCAACGCCGAAAGGCTGCTGCTGCCCGGCTGA
- a CDS encoding glycosyltransferase family 4 protein, with translation MTTKAKHKKLTVLQVATINKPIKPDLGYGPIETVIYNIDKGLRSLGHRSIVACSADSCVTGEQHVTVQRSLGDYVREGTQEQKKIVKTHLSRALKRAKMGDIDVIHMHGWLDYIYDGIFSPPLPIVMTLHVPANDSLIKKDHCQRFNTMQNPYMHFVAISEYQKQQYNGLMNIKTIHHGIEIRDWHFKEQPVKGSYLFTIGRITQVKGQDKAIEVAKKTGFKLIIAGCVQNKFADQEFFESLKGSIDLFVDIGKHRVDKDYYEKVMKPLLDCDKQIIYLGELSSEQKKQWYLHAWATLFPIQWGEPFGLVLIESMACGTPVLAFKEGAVPEIVVDGKTGFVMNSLDGMIGAVDRINSIDPRECQRHVQNHFSITSMAQKYSELYQQILDKYKTSVNFGRLPIDNISKPLPPGNIASEGNYYA, from the coding sequence GTGACAACAAAGGCGAAGCATAAAAAACTGACAGTGCTGCAAGTAGCAACAATCAACAAGCCAATCAAACCGGATCTCGGTTATGGCCCAATAGAAACTGTTATTTACAATATTGATAAAGGACTTCGATCTTTAGGTCATCGGTCCATCGTTGCTTGTTCCGCTGATTCCTGTGTTACTGGGGAACAACACGTGACTGTTCAGCGAAGTCTCGGTGACTATGTGCGTGAAGGCACACAGGAACAAAAAAAAATCGTTAAGACGCACCTTTCGAGGGCACTGAAAAGGGCAAAGATGGGCGACATTGATGTCATTCACATGCATGGATGGTTGGATTACATTTATGACGGTATATTCAGTCCGCCTCTGCCAATCGTGATGACTCTTCATGTGCCCGCAAATGACAGTTTGATTAAAAAAGACCACTGTCAGCGGTTCAACACCATGCAAAACCCTTACATGCATTTCGTAGCAATAAGCGAATACCAAAAACAGCAATATAATGGCTTGATGAATATTAAGACTATCCATCATGGAATTGAAATACGAGACTGGCATTTTAAAGAGCAGCCGGTCAAAGGTAGCTATTTATTCACTATAGGCAGGATAACCCAGGTCAAGGGGCAGGATAAAGCCATAGAAGTTGCGAAAAAGACAGGTTTCAAGCTCATCATTGCCGGTTGTGTCCAGAACAAATTCGCAGACCAGGAGTTTTTCGAAAGCTTGAAGGGCTCTATCGACCTATTTGTTGACATTGGTAAACATCGTGTTGATAAGGACTATTATGAGAAGGTAATGAAGCCTTTACTGGACTGCGACAAACAGATTATATACCTCGGAGAGCTCAGCAGCGAGCAAAAAAAGCAATGGTATCTGCATGCATGGGCCACCTTGTTTCCTATACAGTGGGGAGAGCCATTTGGACTCGTTCTGATCGAATCAATGGCGTGCGGCACTCCAGTCCTGGCATTCAAAGAAGGAGCCGTTCCAGAAATTGTGGTGGACGGTAAAACAGGGTTCGTGATGAATTCTCTAGATGGCATGATTGGGGCAGTTGACCGCATCAACAGCATCGATCCTCGTGAATGTCAGAGGCACGTGCAGAATCATTTCTCCATTACAAGTATGGCCCAAAAGTATTCAGAGTTGTATCAGCAGATACTCGACAAGTATAAAACATCAGTCAACTTTGGCAGGTTACCGATCGACAATATTTCGAAACCTCTTCCCCCTGGCAATATAGCCTCGGAAGGGAACTACTATGCCTAA
- a CDS encoding ferritin-like domain-containing protein: MNLYAYALNIETSGITFYRQMATRAQGEGIRKIFTLLAEDEETLLQKLRLINKRFPEFARLDCSGLDGDDNPFARLNGSSDAPAVANDLEAYQLGIAIEREIVDHYQHLAEAEGDPDTARLLFWVAALERVELREIESLFDFVNAPNESLEWGEFSNLDEFHNFGRYEDLRQGDLDLPVMPEVKH; encoded by the coding sequence ATGAATCTGTATGCATACGCATTGAACATAGAAACCAGCGGCATCACGTTTTACCGGCAGATGGCCACCCGGGCGCAGGGCGAGGGCATCCGGAAGATTTTCACCCTGCTGGCCGAGGACGAGGAAACCCTGCTGCAGAAACTGCGACTGATCAACAAGCGTTTCCCCGAGTTTGCCAGGCTCGACTGTTCCGGTCTCGACGGGGATGACAATCCCTTCGCGCGCCTGAACGGCTCGAGCGATGCTCCCGCAGTCGCCAACGACCTGGAAGCCTACCAGCTGGGCATCGCCATCGAGCGGGAGATCGTCGACCACTACCAGCATCTCGCCGAGGCCGAAGGCGATCCGGACACCGCCCGCCTGCTCTTCTGGGTCGCTGCTCTGGAGCGCGTCGAGCTGAGAGAGATCGAGAGCCTGTTCGATTTTGTCAACGCCCCGAACGAATCGCTCGAGTGGGGCGAGTTCAGCAATCTCGACGAGTTCCACAATTTTGGCCGCTACGAGGATCTGCGACAGGGGGATCTCGATCTGCCCGTCATGCCCGAAGTTAAGCACTGA
- a CDS encoding glycoside hydrolase family 15 protein — protein MPKDIPVSNGNLLFNFDSDYRIRDVYFPLIGQENHSKGHPFRFGVWVDGRFSWIGSEWKRDLRYHDDSLVTDVFLKSDVLCLELRCSDAVDLDLNVYIKKVEVTNLEGKDRQVRLFFTHDFHLYGNDIGDTAYFDPRTRSIIHYKANRYFLINCSGAEKGGVEHYACGIKGMEGQQGTWKDAEDGELSGHPVAWGSADSTIGIRLHVPPGGRATAFYWVAAGTGYHEVAQLNQAVLEKTPTELINQTSDYWTAWAQKEPRYFGDLPKTVTDIFNRSLLVLRTQIDNRGAIIAANDSDIVRFGQDTYSYMWGRDGAFVAAALAKAGYLNVCRKFFDFSAQVLSEEGYLFQHYNPDGSLASNWHSWLVDGEEVLPIQEDSTALVLWALWIHYQCSRDVEFIRPLYKKLIQKSADFLLAHRDSETLLPIPSFDLWEERYGVHSFTVAAVIAGLRAAANFARLFQDTSLAETYDTAAGQMKQGLTEHLYHTGLKRYARSGYRKGNGYELDEVIDVSLLGLITLGVFSPQDPRMIETMKAIRQQLWLNTPVGGCARYQDDVYQRPGDSPENIPGNPWFISTLWLGECFIARAENLQELHEALPYLEWCAKNALPSGVLAEQVHPANGCPLSVSPLTWSHSAYVWAVLQYTEKFNSLQKRG, from the coding sequence ATGCCTAAAGACATTCCGGTAAGCAACGGCAATCTCCTTTTTAATTTTGACTCGGATTACCGAATTCGGGATGTGTATTTTCCTTTGATAGGCCAAGAGAATCATTCAAAGGGACATCCCTTTCGGTTCGGGGTATGGGTGGATGGACGCTTCTCCTGGATAGGTTCGGAATGGAAAAGGGATCTGAGATATCATGATGACAGCCTCGTGACTGATGTTTTCCTGAAAAGCGACGTTTTGTGTTTGGAGCTTCGCTGCAGTGACGCGGTTGACTTAGACTTGAACGTATATATCAAAAAAGTCGAAGTGACAAACCTGGAGGGGAAAGATCGTCAAGTGAGACTCTTTTTCACTCACGACTTTCACCTTTATGGCAATGATATTGGAGACACGGCTTATTTTGATCCGCGAACCCGTTCCATCATCCATTATAAAGCTAACCGGTACTTTCTCATCAATTGTTCCGGGGCCGAAAAGGGGGGTGTCGAGCACTACGCTTGCGGGATCAAGGGGATGGAGGGACAGCAGGGAACCTGGAAAGACGCTGAGGATGGCGAACTTAGTGGACATCCGGTCGCCTGGGGCTCTGCCGACTCCACGATCGGAATACGCCTGCACGTGCCCCCAGGCGGGAGAGCAACGGCCTTTTACTGGGTGGCTGCAGGCACGGGGTACCATGAGGTAGCTCAACTCAACCAGGCTGTTTTGGAGAAGACGCCGACAGAGCTGATTAATCAAACGTCGGATTACTGGACAGCGTGGGCTCAAAAAGAGCCCAGGTACTTTGGGGATCTGCCCAAAACGGTCACCGACATTTTCAACCGAAGTCTCCTCGTTTTGAGAACGCAGATTGACAACCGGGGAGCAATCATCGCCGCAAATGACTCAGATATCGTTCGTTTTGGGCAGGATACTTATTCTTACATGTGGGGCCGCGATGGGGCCTTTGTCGCCGCTGCGCTGGCGAAGGCCGGCTACCTGAATGTATGCAGGAAATTTTTCGACTTTAGCGCCCAAGTTCTGTCCGAGGAGGGATATCTTTTCCAGCATTATAATCCGGATGGCTCGCTGGCCAGCAATTGGCACTCTTGGTTAGTGGATGGAGAGGAGGTTCTCCCCATACAGGAGGATTCGACAGCTCTGGTGCTCTGGGCGCTATGGATACACTACCAGTGTTCGAGGGACGTGGAATTCATAAGGCCTCTCTACAAGAAGCTTATTCAAAAGTCCGCCGACTTTTTGCTAGCGCACCGCGATTCTGAAACCTTGCTGCCCATCCCCTCCTTTGATCTCTGGGAAGAGCGTTACGGAGTGCACTCCTTTACCGTTGCAGCAGTGATTGCCGGCCTCAGAGCGGCGGCGAATTTTGCAAGACTCTTTCAAGATACCTCCTTGGCCGAGACATATGACACAGCGGCCGGTCAAATGAAGCAAGGGCTTACTGAGCACCTATACCACACTGGTCTAAAGAGGTACGCCCGCTCAGGTTACCGGAAGGGCAATGGCTATGAACTCGATGAAGTAATCGACGTCAGCCTTTTGGGACTCATAACTCTGGGAGTATTTTCACCCCAAGACCCGAGGATGATCGAAACGATGAAGGCCATACGCCAGCAATTATGGCTTAATACTCCTGTTGGGGGTTGTGCCCGGTACCAGGATGATGTCTATCAACGGCCAGGTGATAGCCCAGAGAATATCCCTGGCAACCCATGGTTTATCTCAACGCTCTGGTTGGGAGAATGCTTCATCGCTCGAGCCGAAAATCTTCAGGAGCTTCATGAAGCACTACCTTACCTCGAATGGTGTGCGAAAAATGCACTTCCTTCTGGTGTGCTTGCAGAGCAGGTGCACCCTGCAAACGGTTGCCCTCTTTCTGTTTCCCCGCTCACATGGAGCCATTCCGCCTACGTGTGGGCAGTACTGCAATACACGGAAAAGTTCAACTCTTTACAAAAAAGAGGCTAA
- a CDS encoding aconitate hydratase, translated as MAQNITQKILSTHLVEGELIPGEEIAIHIDHTLLQDATGTMAMLEFEALGIDRVKADLAVQYVDHNLLQTDFKNADDHKYLRTVSARYGVHYSQPGNGISHIVHLERFGRPGLTMLGADSHTPGAAGVSMLAIGAGGLDVALAMAGHPYHLPCPGVLGVRLTGRLPDWVSAKDVILEMLRRYDVKGCVGMVVEYFGPGVKTLSVTDRMTIGNMGTELGATSTVFPSDERTRRFLTAQGREDDWRELQADPGCGYDELDEIDLSRLEPLIACPTSPGNIRTVREVAGTPVDQVIVGSSVNGSYRDLMVTACIVDKRHSAANLSFHVNPGSRQVLENVAENGGVMMLLLAGIRIHQSGCLGCIGMGQAPGTGQVSLRTFPRNFPGRSGTEGDQVYLCSPETAAASGLKGVITDPRDLAAEMDYPRISDPETFVVDTSSILFPDEERFSTEVVRGPNIKPFPRLEPLPGTLEGTVVIKVGDNISTDIIMPAGSKVLPLRSNIEAISDYVFYQIDEDFSRRCRELGDTVVVGGDNYGQGSSREHAALAPRYLGVRVKIARSFARIHQANLCNFGILPLTFKHAEDYDRIEPGDRLVVSDVRRLLEKGAREIPVTIGKRQIVTLLDVSERQRRQLLAGGTLNEVRDRLRTA; from the coding sequence ATGGCCCAGAACATCACGCAAAAAATTCTCTCCACCCACCTGGTCGAGGGTGAACTGATTCCCGGCGAGGAGATCGCCATCCACATCGATCACACGCTGCTGCAGGACGCCACCGGGACCATGGCGATGCTCGAATTCGAGGCTCTTGGAATCGACCGGGTCAAGGCGGATCTGGCCGTGCAGTACGTCGACCACAACCTGCTGCAGACCGACTTCAAGAACGCCGACGATCACAAATACCTGCGCACGGTCAGCGCCCGCTACGGCGTGCACTACTCGCAACCGGGCAACGGCATCTCGCATATCGTTCATCTCGAACGTTTCGGGCGGCCGGGGCTGACCATGCTGGGCGCCGACAGCCACACGCCCGGGGCTGCCGGCGTGTCCATGCTGGCCATCGGCGCCGGAGGGCTTGATGTCGCCCTGGCGATGGCCGGGCATCCCTACCATCTCCCCTGTCCCGGGGTCCTGGGCGTCAGGCTGACCGGCCGGCTGCCCGACTGGGTCAGCGCCAAGGACGTCATTCTCGAAATGCTCCGGCGCTACGATGTCAAGGGATGTGTCGGCATGGTGGTGGAATATTTCGGTCCGGGGGTGAAAACCCTCTCGGTGACCGACCGGATGACGATCGGCAACATGGGTACGGAGCTCGGAGCGACCTCCACGGTTTTTCCCTCCGACGAGCGAACGCGCCGGTTTCTGACGGCCCAGGGACGCGAGGACGACTGGCGCGAGCTGCAGGCCGACCCCGGCTGCGGCTACGACGAGCTGGACGAGATCGATCTTTCTCGGCTCGAGCCCCTGATCGCCTGCCCGACCTCGCCGGGAAACATCAGGACCGTGCGTGAAGTGGCCGGGACTCCGGTCGACCAGGTCATCGTCGGTTCGAGCGTCAACGGCAGTTATCGCGACCTGATGGTCACGGCCTGCATCGTTGACAAGCGCCATTCGGCGGCGAATCTGTCCTTTCACGTCAATCCCGGCAGCCGGCAGGTGCTGGAAAATGTCGCCGAAAACGGCGGCGTGATGATGCTGCTGCTGGCCGGCATCCGCATCCATCAGTCCGGCTGCCTCGGCTGCATCGGCATGGGCCAGGCGCCCGGAACCGGACAGGTCAGCCTGCGCACCTTCCCGCGCAATTTCCCGGGTCGCTCGGGGACCGAGGGCGATCAGGTCTATCTCTGTTCGCCGGAGACGGCGGCGGCGTCGGGCCTGAAGGGAGTGATCACCGACCCGAGAGATCTTGCGGCCGAGATGGACTATCCGCGGATCAGCGATCCGGAGACGTTCGTGGTCGATACCTCGTCGATCCTCTTTCCTGACGAGGAACGCTTTAGCACCGAGGTGGTCCGGGGGCCGAACATCAAGCCGTTTCCACGGCTCGAACCCCTGCCGGGAACCCTGGAAGGAACGGTCGTCATCAAGGTCGGGGACAACATCTCCACCGACATCATCATGCCGGCCGGCAGCAAGGTTCTGCCGCTGCGCTCCAACATCGAGGCGATCAGCGACTATGTCTTTTACCAGATCGACGAGGACTTTTCCCGCCGCTGCCGCGAACTCGGCGATACGGTCGTTGTCGGCGGCGACAACTACGGCCAGGGATCCAGCCGCGAACACGCGGCCCTGGCCCCGCGTTATCTCGGCGTGCGGGTGAAAATCGCCAGGAGCTTCGCCCGCATTCACCAGGCCAATCTCTGCAACTTCGGCATCCTGCCGCTGACCTTCAAACATGCCGAAGATTACGACCGGATCGAGCCGGGCGACCGACTGGTCGTCAGCGACGTTCGCCGGCTGCTGGAAAAGGGCGCGCGGGAGATTCCGGTCACCATCGGAAAGCGTCAGATTGTCACCCTGCTCGACGTCTCCGAGCGCCAGCGCCGCCAGCTGCTGGCCGGGGGGACGCTGAACGAGGTGCGCGACCGGCTGAGGACTGCCTGA